The Polycladomyces subterraneus genome includes a window with the following:
- a CDS encoding ABC transporter substrate-binding protein, which produces MKKWYGWLLTLLLVMTMGLAGCSQAPQPHANHGGKQGAYPVTLKDASGQSVTIKREPQRIVSLIPSTTEIAFALGLDKKIVGVSSLDNYPAEAAKKEKVGDMKINVEKVVSLKPDLVLANPMNGQDTIGQLRKLGLTVLVVDGQSLKGVEDSILLVGKATGAVDKARQVVAKMEQEKNEVTKKVASIPADKRVKVWIELDPTLFTAGSGTFMDELIRLAGGNNVAASQKGWPQVSAEQVVKWNPDVIIATYDTGGNKVASQIASRSGWAGINAVKQKRIVTVNPDLVNRPGPRVTQGLKQIAQALYPQVFGAKQ; this is translated from the coding sequence ATGAAGAAGTGGTATGGTTGGTTGTTGACGTTGTTGTTGGTCATGACGATGGGGTTGGCTGGTTGCTCTCAGGCGCCTCAACCGCACGCGAATCACGGCGGAAAACAGGGTGCTTACCCGGTTACCCTCAAGGATGCATCCGGACAGAGCGTAACGATCAAGCGGGAGCCCCAGCGCATCGTTTCACTGATCCCCAGCACCACGGAAATCGCGTTTGCATTGGGTCTGGACAAGAAGATCGTCGGTGTTTCCTCATTGGACAATTATCCGGCGGAAGCGGCGAAGAAGGAAAAAGTGGGTGACATGAAGATCAATGTGGAAAAGGTGGTGTCGCTGAAGCCCGATCTGGTGCTGGCCAACCCGATGAACGGTCAAGATACGATCGGCCAATTGCGGAAACTGGGATTGACGGTGCTGGTGGTGGACGGACAAAGCCTCAAAGGTGTAGAAGATTCGATTCTCTTGGTGGGCAAAGCGACAGGGGCCGTGGACAAGGCGCGTCAGGTAGTCGCCAAGATGGAACAGGAGAAAAACGAAGTAACGAAAAAAGTGGCTTCCATCCCGGCTGACAAGCGGGTCAAAGTGTGGATTGAGTTGGACCCGACACTGTTTACCGCCGGTTCGGGCACCTTTATGGACGAGCTGATTCGTCTGGCCGGAGGGAACAACGTGGCCGCGAGCCAAAAAGGATGGCCTCAAGTGTCGGCAGAGCAGGTGGTCAAGTGGAATCCGGACGTGATCATCGCCACCTATGACACCGGCGGCAATAAAGTGGCATCGCAAATCGCCTCCCGCTCCGGATGGGCTGGGATCAACGCCGTGAAACAAAAACGGATCGTCACAGTCAACCCGGATTTGGTCAACCGGCCCGGACCGAGGGTGACGCAAGGATTGAAACAGATCGCGCAAGCGTTGTATCCGCAAGTGTTTGGTGCGAAGCAGTAA
- a CDS encoding alpha/beta hydrolase family protein: MEHRTFTWDLGKENRIIRGDVYAATTKSPLPVVILCHGFKGFKNWGFFPHAAKVMADQGFAVITFNFSMNGVGESLEEFDELDKFARNTYSREQEDLAYLLDRLLKGDVPLHEAMDIDKIALVGHSRGGGNSLIFAMDHPEIGAVVLWNSIARVDLFSDELKREIREKGVATILNARTGQAMPIYREVLDDLERNRERFDILNRLPSFERPLLILHGSDDRSVPLAAAKQLSSAAANARLVIIEGADHTFGCVHPFRGTTPYLDQALDETARFLHHTWIDTPHG; this comes from the coding sequence ATGGAACATCGAACCTTCACATGGGATTTGGGAAAAGAAAATCGCATCATCCGCGGAGACGTTTATGCCGCGACGACCAAGTCGCCGCTCCCGGTCGTCATTTTGTGCCACGGTTTTAAGGGATTCAAAAACTGGGGCTTTTTCCCACATGCCGCCAAAGTAATGGCCGACCAGGGCTTTGCTGTCATCACCTTCAACTTCTCCATGAACGGGGTAGGTGAAAGCCTGGAAGAATTCGACGAACTGGACAAGTTCGCCCGTAATACGTATTCCCGCGAACAGGAGGACTTAGCATACCTCCTGGATCGGCTGTTAAAGGGAGATGTGCCTTTGCACGAGGCAATGGACATCGATAAAATCGCCCTGGTCGGGCACAGTCGTGGCGGAGGGAACAGCCTGATCTTCGCGATGGATCACCCGGAGATCGGGGCTGTCGTGTTGTGGAACAGCATTGCCCGTGTCGACCTGTTCTCCGATGAGCTGAAACGGGAAATCCGTGAAAAAGGCGTTGCCACCATCCTCAACGCCCGCACCGGACAAGCGATGCCGATTTACCGCGAGGTGTTGGACGATTTGGAACGCAACCGTGAGCGGTTCGATATCCTGAACCGCCTCCCGTCTTTCGAACGCCCCCTGCTGATCCTGCACGGGAGTGACGACCGCTCCGTACCGCTCGCCGCGGCCAAGCAACTTTCAAGCGCCGCCGCCAACGCCCGGTTGGTCATCATCGAAGGAGCGGATCACACTTTTGGTTGTGTCCACCCGTTCCGCGGCACAACCCCTTACCTGGACCAAGCGTTGGATGAGACA